Proteins encoded by one window of Leopardus geoffroyi isolate Oge1 chromosome X, O.geoffroyi_Oge1_pat1.0, whole genome shotgun sequence:
- the LOC123594907 gene encoding uncharacterized protein LOC123594907 isoform X2 — protein MEKKESDPPGWGSMGGLTGPAKGHLQAARWFPRRRLITSRTFFPAPLSRARLWRRWGGGPRCASHGVQLSVLPPSVSAAERGHCERQTQPHVHRLEADARPPDSSRGLGLRDLGADVRGGHTPSLPAPMAMRAWNAPVPAAKGRPLAPDARSRQGRAWDRAWGADGGAASSAPLSRALLPNVQHDKDARKPRLLWAPNGALRSSASSPASVNRALQISLHWMNASKAMECS, from the exons atggagaaaaaggagagcGACCCCCCAGGGTGGGGGTCGATGGGAGGGCTCACCGGCCCGGCCAAGGGGCATCTCCAGGCGGCCCGTTGGTTTCCCAGGCGCCGCCTTATCACCAGCCGGACCTTCTTCCCCGCCCCCTTGTCCCGGGCGCGCCTCTGGCGCCGTTGGGGAGGGGGTCCCAGGTGCGCCTCGCACGGGGTCCAGCTGTCTGTCCTGCCTCCCTCGGTCAGCGCGGCTGAGCGGGGACATTGCGAGAGGCAGACACAACCACACGTGCACCGGCTGGAGGCCGACGCGCGACCTCCTGACTCCTCCCGAGGTCTGGGTCTCCGGGATTTGGGGGCCGACGTCCGCGGGGGACACACCCCCAGTCTCCCTGCACCAATGGCAATGCGGGCATGGAATGCCCCTGTTCCAGCAGCGAAGGGCCGGCCCCTCGCGCCCGACGCACGTTCCCGGCAGGGCCGTGCGTGGGACCGTGCCTGGGGGGCCGACGGGGGTGCGGCTTCCTCAGCGCCCTTGAGCCGGGCCCTGCTTCCGAACGTACAACACGACAAGGACGCCAGGAAACCTCGTTTGCTTTGGGCACCGAACGGCGCGCTCCGGAGTTCCGCCTCCTCCCCAGCGAGTGTGAACCGAGCCCTGCAG ATCAGCCTTCATTGGATGAATGCATCCAAGGCCATGGAGTGCAGTTGA
- the LOC123594907 gene encoding uncharacterized protein LOC123594907 isoform X1 has protein sequence MEKKESDPPGWGSMGGLTGPAKGHLQAARWFPRRRLITSRTFFPAPLSRARLWRRWGGGPRCASHGVQLSVLPPSVSAAERGHCERQTQPHVHRLEADARPPDSSRGLGLRDLGADVRGGHTPSLPAPMAMRAWNAPVPAAKGRPLAPDARSRQGRAWDRAWGADGGAASSAPLSRALLPNVQHDKDARKPRLLWAPNGALRSSASSPASVNRALQIRGTHLCPLSCPVGRFQPPRIKQPLGTSQGF, from the exons atggagaaaaaggagagcGACCCCCCAGGGTGGGGGTCGATGGGAGGGCTCACCGGCCCGGCCAAGGGGCATCTCCAGGCGGCCCGTTGGTTTCCCAGGCGCCGCCTTATCACCAGCCGGACCTTCTTCCCCGCCCCCTTGTCCCGGGCGCGCCTCTGGCGCCGTTGGGGAGGGGGTCCCAGGTGCGCCTCGCACGGGGTCCAGCTGTCTGTCCTGCCTCCCTCGGTCAGCGCGGCTGAGCGGGGACATTGCGAGAGGCAGACACAACCACACGTGCACCGGCTGGAGGCCGACGCGCGACCTCCTGACTCCTCCCGAGGTCTGGGTCTCCGGGATTTGGGGGCCGACGTCCGCGGGGGACACACCCCCAGTCTCCCTGCACCAATGGCAATGCGGGCATGGAATGCCCCTGTTCCAGCAGCGAAGGGCCGGCCCCTCGCGCCCGACGCACGTTCCCGGCAGGGCCGTGCGTGGGACCGTGCCTGGGGGGCCGACGGGGGTGCGGCTTCCTCAGCGCCCTTGAGCCGGGCCCTGCTTCCGAACGTACAACACGACAAGGACGCCAGGAAACCTCGTTTGCTTTGGGCACCGAACGGCGCGCTCCGGAGTTCCGCCTCCTCCCCAGCGAGTGTGAACCGAGCCCTGCAG aTCAGAGGGACTCACCTGTGCCCACTGTCCTGTCCCGTGGGCAGGTTCCAGCCGCCAAGGATAAAGCAACCCCTTGGCACGAGTCAAGGCTTTTAG